The following proteins are encoded in a genomic region of Brachypodium distachyon strain Bd21 chromosome 1, Brachypodium_distachyon_v3.0, whole genome shotgun sequence:
- the LOC100838247 gene encoding uncharacterized protein LOC100838247 isoform X2: MTRPSLPPPSSALASRSTTPSSFPRSQMAQLVLTTLVQLIMTTRMKAICNLGVWCISIQQLDPLIIEDRATPLLTAIVYAIDNPFGSLSTTFEAAQATMKLASQIPKGMWDLSSIWVPTIYRRLLSADKTERDMAERCLVKVSSVVLPPHSLLCKEVASDLEQNLLSCMINMLDDHSKKIQAVKSWGWFISLLGASVVSTKSLLNKILKVPEQLFTDPDPQVQIATMVAWRNLVDAFFVPQASENMVQGTVISPIEPRAHASSWLKRIRLIMMPLCGVLSRSHNIALSFSCLSTWHYLLYKLGDLINHLSILEAAFGPVLKIIFSIGLDNQNKTLWSFCINLFHDFISVRVRHMSSPQGYLCVPPNQNLLPQTCMHLKALLDVHHIEWLPWDIATFDFQLEILGSIVNPELLQNMTVEVTATIMDSATQIFTLLLQGVRVECESKVAHDNAKICITKVCKFVKKVFLDLLGKQKSNGSAVLVQFGLQFVKCCVDELGHSLLASGKYELCLDIEHIKEMQYAECSPKLFYPMVRPLSYMEMVSPVVYLTALSVSIVAQFTGELSDGHAEQLALIFSSSDFSENFRAAVAFLYMQIMRPVDSRLRIKWLMVWNKVAKRLNEQIIFYLKLSCGASGDDVLYQFLCYPFLALLSPGRMSTLRNAGNSSEECLPVTQDLEVELVIEVYRSLCTPNNGSDAAYMAFLEHLFEYLVSMIDENMSVVQANLEYCSEKFKNITILSVLAKLVIELLVNARILNYASQGSKVTSEESAEGTRSNLLLSYLKLANRFMRLSGLALKANPASQHQVTSRFFSSLSTFVGHLIWAKDILLLFEIIGDQFTEWLTLSSTLYCVMQRGETIDQLEKLWLNIIRCLTTSGLISDCSFLQKHQPLLQAAANHPNKPISAAAMAIQRESGSGSASAGCSAVSTMDRLSQEKSNKDLNRNIEADRVFVLEELNASRMFASPMLSDRGNAADGAKRNGELLRISAGLGRKRLKITKYSGKAKGLSKATGSSSPHWVETQMCRKPELILELLKSKR, encoded by the exons ATGACGAGGCCGTCGCTGCCTCCGCCCTCAAGTGCCTTGGCTTCGCGCTCTACCACCCCGTCCTCGTTTCCACGATCCCAG ATGGCTCAGTTGGTATTGACTACTTTGGTTCAGCTGATCATGACTACTAGGATGAAG GCTATCTGTAATCTTGGGGTCTGGTGCATTTCTATTCAACAATTGGATCCTTTGATTATAGAGGATAGAGCAACTCCCTTGCTGACTGCTATTGTTTATGCCATTGACAATCCATTTGGTTCTTTGTCCACGACATTCGAGGCTGCTCAG GCTACCATGAAACTTGCTAGTCAAATTCCAAAAGGGATGTGGGATCTGTCAAGCATATGGGTTCCGACAATATACCGAAGACTCTTAAGTGCTGATAAGACGGAAAGGGACATGGCTGAAAGATGCCTTGTTAAAGTGTCATCTGTTGTTTTACCTCCTCACTCTCTTCTTTGTAAG GAAGTAGCTTCAGACCTTGAGCAAAATCTACTCTCTTGTATGATTAATATGCTTGATGACCATTCAAAGAAAATTCAAGCAGTGAAGTCATGGGGATGGTTCATATCCTTACTTGGCGCAAGTGTAGTGAGCACTAAATCTCTGCTTAACAAAATCCTTAAAGTTCCTGAGCAATTGTTCACTGATCCCGATCCACAAGTTCAGATTGCCACAATG GTTGCCTGGAGAAATTTGGTGGATGCATTTTTTGTGCCACAGGCTTCAGAAAATATGGTTCAAGGGACAGTAATTTCTCCTATTGAACCCAGGGCACATGCAAGTTCGTGGCTGAAAAGGATAAGGTTAATTATGATGCCTCTATGTGGAGTTCTGTCAAGAAGTCATAATATTGCTTTAAGTTTCTCCTGCTTGAGCACATGGCACTACCTTCTGTATAAACTTGGTGATTTGATTAACCATTTATCCATACTGGAGGCTGCTTTTGGGCCAGTACTGAAGATAATTTTCTCCATTGGACTTGATAACCAGAACAAGACACTCTGGTCATTTTGCATCAATCTGTTTCATGATTTTATTTCAGTAAGAGTTAGGCATATGTCCTCACCTCAAGGGTATTTGTGTGTTCCACCCAATCAGAATTTGCTACCCCAAACTTGTATGCATCTCAAGGCCTTGTTGGATGTTCATCACATCGAATGGTTACCATGGGATATTGCTACCTTTGATTTTCAGTTGGAGATCCTTGGCTCAATTGTGAATCCAGAACTACTGCAGAATATGACTGTGGAAGTGACAGCTACAATCATGGACTCTGCTACACAAATTTTCACGTTGCTTCTACAGGGAGTCCGAGTTGAGTGTGAATCAAAGGTTGCTCATGACAATGCCAAGATATGCATTACTAAAGtatgcaagtttgtaaagAAGGTGTTTCTGGATCTTCTGGGGAAGCAAAAGAGTAACGGTTCTGCAGTGTTAGTGCAATTTGGTCTTCAGTTTGTGAAATGTTGTGTAGACGAACTGGGTCATTCTCTGTTGGCTTCTGGAAAGTATGAACTATGCTTAGACATCGAACACATAAAAGAGATGCAATATGCAGAATGCAGCCCAAAGTTATTTTATCCAATGGTCAGGCCACTTTCTTACATGGAGATGGTTTCTCCAGTAGTTTACTTGACTGCACTATCTGTGTCAATTGTAGCTCAGTTTACTGGAGAGTTGTCAGATGGACATGCCGAGCAATTGGCTTTAATTTTCAGTTCATCAGATTTCTCGGAGAATTTTCGTGCTGCTGTTGCTTTTCTGTATATGCAGATCATGCGTCCGGTAGATAGTCGGCTAAGAATTAAGTGGTTGATGGTGTGGAACAAAGTTGCAAAGCGCTTGAATGAGCAAATTATCTTTTACCTGAAACTTAGTTGTGGTGCAAGTGGCGATGATGTACTCTATCAGTTTCTCTGTTATCCTTTTTTGGCTCTCCTATCCCCTGGTAGGATGTCAACTCTTCGGAATGCTGGAAACAGTTCTGAGGAATGCCTTCCTGTGACACAAGACTTAGAGGTGGAACTGGTTATTGAGGTTTATAGATCCCTGTGCACACCCAATAATGGTTCAGATGCTGCTTACATGGCTTTCCTAGAGCACTTGTTTGAATATTTAGTCAGCATGATTGATGAAAACATGTCTGTGGTCCAAGCCAATCTGGAGTATTGCTCTGAGAAGTTTAAAAACATCACTATCCTTTCTGTTCTTGCTAAACTAGTTATTGAACTACTAGTGAATGCCCGAATTTTGAACTATGCTAGCCAAGGGTCAAAAGTAACAAGTGAGGAGTCCGCTGAAGGCACAAGATCTAACCTTTTATTGAGTTACTTGAAGCTTGCTAACAG GTTTATGCGGCTGTCAGGTCTTGCTTTGAAAGCAAATCCAGCTTCACAACACCAAGTCACAAGCAG GTTTTTTTCATCTTTATCTACTTTCGTTGGGCATCTTATATGGGCGAAAGACATTCTTTTACTCTTTGAG ATTATCGGGGATCAATTTACTGAATGGCTCACTTTATCTAGCACATTGTACTGTGTAATGCAACGAGGAGAAACCATTGATCAGCTTGAGAAACTCTGGCTAAACATTATCAGGTGCCTGACGACAAGCGGGCTGATCAGTGACTGCTCCTTTCTTCAGAAgcatcaaccgcttctccaagcGGCGGCTaaccatccaaacaaaccCATTTCAGCTGCAGCCATGGCAATCCAGAGGGAATCAGGATCTGGCAGCGCAAGCGCTGGATGCAGTGCAGTGTCCACTATGGACAGGCTGTCTCAGGAGAAGTCAAATAAGGATCTTAACCGCAACATCGAAGCCGACAGGGTCTTTGTGCTTGAGGAACTCAATGCTTCAAGGATGTTTGCGTCGCCGATGTTGTCGGATAGAGGAAACGCAGCTGACGGCGCCAAGAGGAATGGTGAATTGCTCAGGATCTCTGCCGGTTTGGGGAGGAAGAGGCTGAAGATCACGAAGTATTCAGGCAAGGCAAAGGGACTTAGCAAAGCTACCGGTTCTTCCTCGCCGCACTGGGTGGAAACTCAAATGTGCAGGAAACCAGAACTGATACTAGAATTGCTCAAGAGTAAGAGATAG
- the LOC100838247 gene encoding uncharacterized protein LOC100838247 isoform X1, giving the protein MPPPVPPPPSVERQVAEIAAEPDRATAYARLLHLQRACADDPSAAADLAAASPSALLPLLLRDAADHDEAVAASALKCLGFALYHPVLVSTIPGQMAQLVLTTLVQLIMTTRMKAICNLGVWCISIQQLDPLIIEDRATPLLTAIVYAIDNPFGSLSTTFEAAQATMKLASQIPKGMWDLSSIWVPTIYRRLLSADKTERDMAERCLVKVSSVVLPPHSLLCKEVASDLEQNLLSCMINMLDDHSKKIQAVKSWGWFISLLGASVVSTKSLLNKILKVPEQLFTDPDPQVQIATMVAWRNLVDAFFVPQASENMVQGTVISPIEPRAHASSWLKRIRLIMMPLCGVLSRSHNIALSFSCLSTWHYLLYKLGDLINHLSILEAAFGPVLKIIFSIGLDNQNKTLWSFCINLFHDFISVRVRHMSSPQGYLCVPPNQNLLPQTCMHLKALLDVHHIEWLPWDIATFDFQLEILGSIVNPELLQNMTVEVTATIMDSATQIFTLLLQGVRVECESKVAHDNAKICITKVCKFVKKVFLDLLGKQKSNGSAVLVQFGLQFVKCCVDELGHSLLASGKYELCLDIEHIKEMQYAECSPKLFYPMVRPLSYMEMVSPVVYLTALSVSIVAQFTGELSDGHAEQLALIFSSSDFSENFRAAVAFLYMQIMRPVDSRLRIKWLMVWNKVAKRLNEQIIFYLKLSCGASGDDVLYQFLCYPFLALLSPGRMSTLRNAGNSSEECLPVTQDLEVELVIEVYRSLCTPNNGSDAAYMAFLEHLFEYLVSMIDENMSVVQANLEYCSEKFKNITILSVLAKLVIELLVNARILNYASQGSKVTSEESAEGTRSNLLLSYLKLANRFMRLSGLALKANPASQHQVTSRFFSSLSTFVGHLIWAKDILLLFEIIGDQFTEWLTLSSTLYCVMQRGETIDQLEKLWLNIIRCLTTSGLISDCSFLQKHQPLLQAAANHPNKPISAAAMAIQRESGSGSASAGCSAVSTMDRLSQEKSNKDLNRNIEADRVFVLEELNASRMFASPMLSDRGNAADGAKRNGELLRISAGLGRKRLKITKYSGKAKGLSKATGSSSPHWVETQMCRKPELILELLKSKR; this is encoded by the exons atgccgccgccggttccgcctccgccgtccgTGGAGCGGCAGGTGGCGGAGATCGCGGCCGAGCCCGACCGCGCCACCGCGTAcgcgcgcctcctccacctgcaGCGCGCGTGCGCCGAcgacccctccgccgccgccgacctcgccgcggCCTCACCCTCCGCActcctcccgctcctcctccgcgacgCCGCTGACCATGACGAGGCCGTCGCTGCCTCCGCCCTCAAGTGCCTTGGCTTCGCGCTCTACCACCCCGTCCTCGTTTCCACGATCCCAG GACAGATGGCTCAGTTGGTATTGACTACTTTGGTTCAGCTGATCATGACTACTAGGATGAAG GCTATCTGTAATCTTGGGGTCTGGTGCATTTCTATTCAACAATTGGATCCTTTGATTATAGAGGATAGAGCAACTCCCTTGCTGACTGCTATTGTTTATGCCATTGACAATCCATTTGGTTCTTTGTCCACGACATTCGAGGCTGCTCAG GCTACCATGAAACTTGCTAGTCAAATTCCAAAAGGGATGTGGGATCTGTCAAGCATATGGGTTCCGACAATATACCGAAGACTCTTAAGTGCTGATAAGACGGAAAGGGACATGGCTGAAAGATGCCTTGTTAAAGTGTCATCTGTTGTTTTACCTCCTCACTCTCTTCTTTGTAAG GAAGTAGCTTCAGACCTTGAGCAAAATCTACTCTCTTGTATGATTAATATGCTTGATGACCATTCAAAGAAAATTCAAGCAGTGAAGTCATGGGGATGGTTCATATCCTTACTTGGCGCAAGTGTAGTGAGCACTAAATCTCTGCTTAACAAAATCCTTAAAGTTCCTGAGCAATTGTTCACTGATCCCGATCCACAAGTTCAGATTGCCACAATG GTTGCCTGGAGAAATTTGGTGGATGCATTTTTTGTGCCACAGGCTTCAGAAAATATGGTTCAAGGGACAGTAATTTCTCCTATTGAACCCAGGGCACATGCAAGTTCGTGGCTGAAAAGGATAAGGTTAATTATGATGCCTCTATGTGGAGTTCTGTCAAGAAGTCATAATATTGCTTTAAGTTTCTCCTGCTTGAGCACATGGCACTACCTTCTGTATAAACTTGGTGATTTGATTAACCATTTATCCATACTGGAGGCTGCTTTTGGGCCAGTACTGAAGATAATTTTCTCCATTGGACTTGATAACCAGAACAAGACACTCTGGTCATTTTGCATCAATCTGTTTCATGATTTTATTTCAGTAAGAGTTAGGCATATGTCCTCACCTCAAGGGTATTTGTGTGTTCCACCCAATCAGAATTTGCTACCCCAAACTTGTATGCATCTCAAGGCCTTGTTGGATGTTCATCACATCGAATGGTTACCATGGGATATTGCTACCTTTGATTTTCAGTTGGAGATCCTTGGCTCAATTGTGAATCCAGAACTACTGCAGAATATGACTGTGGAAGTGACAGCTACAATCATGGACTCTGCTACACAAATTTTCACGTTGCTTCTACAGGGAGTCCGAGTTGAGTGTGAATCAAAGGTTGCTCATGACAATGCCAAGATATGCATTACTAAAGtatgcaagtttgtaaagAAGGTGTTTCTGGATCTTCTGGGGAAGCAAAAGAGTAACGGTTCTGCAGTGTTAGTGCAATTTGGTCTTCAGTTTGTGAAATGTTGTGTAGACGAACTGGGTCATTCTCTGTTGGCTTCTGGAAAGTATGAACTATGCTTAGACATCGAACACATAAAAGAGATGCAATATGCAGAATGCAGCCCAAAGTTATTTTATCCAATGGTCAGGCCACTTTCTTACATGGAGATGGTTTCTCCAGTAGTTTACTTGACTGCACTATCTGTGTCAATTGTAGCTCAGTTTACTGGAGAGTTGTCAGATGGACATGCCGAGCAATTGGCTTTAATTTTCAGTTCATCAGATTTCTCGGAGAATTTTCGTGCTGCTGTTGCTTTTCTGTATATGCAGATCATGCGTCCGGTAGATAGTCGGCTAAGAATTAAGTGGTTGATGGTGTGGAACAAAGTTGCAAAGCGCTTGAATGAGCAAATTATCTTTTACCTGAAACTTAGTTGTGGTGCAAGTGGCGATGATGTACTCTATCAGTTTCTCTGTTATCCTTTTTTGGCTCTCCTATCCCCTGGTAGGATGTCAACTCTTCGGAATGCTGGAAACAGTTCTGAGGAATGCCTTCCTGTGACACAAGACTTAGAGGTGGAACTGGTTATTGAGGTTTATAGATCCCTGTGCACACCCAATAATGGTTCAGATGCTGCTTACATGGCTTTCCTAGAGCACTTGTTTGAATATTTAGTCAGCATGATTGATGAAAACATGTCTGTGGTCCAAGCCAATCTGGAGTATTGCTCTGAGAAGTTTAAAAACATCACTATCCTTTCTGTTCTTGCTAAACTAGTTATTGAACTACTAGTGAATGCCCGAATTTTGAACTATGCTAGCCAAGGGTCAAAAGTAACAAGTGAGGAGTCCGCTGAAGGCACAAGATCTAACCTTTTATTGAGTTACTTGAAGCTTGCTAACAG GTTTATGCGGCTGTCAGGTCTTGCTTTGAAAGCAAATCCAGCTTCACAACACCAAGTCACAAGCAG GTTTTTTTCATCTTTATCTACTTTCGTTGGGCATCTTATATGGGCGAAAGACATTCTTTTACTCTTTGAG ATTATCGGGGATCAATTTACTGAATGGCTCACTTTATCTAGCACATTGTACTGTGTAATGCAACGAGGAGAAACCATTGATCAGCTTGAGAAACTCTGGCTAAACATTATCAGGTGCCTGACGACAAGCGGGCTGATCAGTGACTGCTCCTTTCTTCAGAAgcatcaaccgcttctccaagcGGCGGCTaaccatccaaacaaaccCATTTCAGCTGCAGCCATGGCAATCCAGAGGGAATCAGGATCTGGCAGCGCAAGCGCTGGATGCAGTGCAGTGTCCACTATGGACAGGCTGTCTCAGGAGAAGTCAAATAAGGATCTTAACCGCAACATCGAAGCCGACAGGGTCTTTGTGCTTGAGGAACTCAATGCTTCAAGGATGTTTGCGTCGCCGATGTTGTCGGATAGAGGAAACGCAGCTGACGGCGCCAAGAGGAATGGTGAATTGCTCAGGATCTCTGCCGGTTTGGGGAGGAAGAGGCTGAAGATCACGAAGTATTCAGGCAAGGCAAAGGGACTTAGCAAAGCTACCGGTTCTTCCTCGCCGCACTGGGTGGAAACTCAAATGTGCAGGAAACCAGAACTGATACTAGAATTGCTCAAGAGTAAGAGATAG
- the LOC100838247 gene encoding uncharacterized protein LOC100838247 isoform X3, with translation MKLASQIPKGMWDLSSIWVPTIYRRLLSADKTERDMAERCLVKVSSVVLPPHSLLCKEVASDLEQNLLSCMINMLDDHSKKIQAVKSWGWFISLLGASVVSTKSLLNKILKVPEQLFTDPDPQVQIATMVAWRNLVDAFFVPQASENMVQGTVISPIEPRAHASSWLKRIRLIMMPLCGVLSRSHNIALSFSCLSTWHYLLYKLGDLINHLSILEAAFGPVLKIIFSIGLDNQNKTLWSFCINLFHDFISVRVRHMSSPQGYLCVPPNQNLLPQTCMHLKALLDVHHIEWLPWDIATFDFQLEILGSIVNPELLQNMTVEVTATIMDSATQIFTLLLQGVRVECESKVAHDNAKICITKVCKFVKKVFLDLLGKQKSNGSAVLVQFGLQFVKCCVDELGHSLLASGKYELCLDIEHIKEMQYAECSPKLFYPMVRPLSYMEMVSPVVYLTALSVSIVAQFTGELSDGHAEQLALIFSSSDFSENFRAAVAFLYMQIMRPVDSRLRIKWLMVWNKVAKRLNEQIIFYLKLSCGASGDDVLYQFLCYPFLALLSPGRMSTLRNAGNSSEECLPVTQDLEVELVIEVYRSLCTPNNGSDAAYMAFLEHLFEYLVSMIDENMSVVQANLEYCSEKFKNITILSVLAKLVIELLVNARILNYASQGSKVTSEESAEGTRSNLLLSYLKLANRFMRLSGLALKANPASQHQVTSRFFSSLSTFVGHLIWAKDILLLFEIIGDQFTEWLTLSSTLYCVMQRGETIDQLEKLWLNIIRCLTTSGLISDCSFLQKHQPLLQAAANHPNKPISAAAMAIQRESGSGSASAGCSAVSTMDRLSQEKSNKDLNRNIEADRVFVLEELNASRMFASPMLSDRGNAADGAKRNGELLRISAGLGRKRLKITKYSGKAKGLSKATGSSSPHWVETQMCRKPELILELLKSKR, from the exons ATGAAACTTGCTAGTCAAATTCCAAAAGGGATGTGGGATCTGTCAAGCATATGGGTTCCGACAATATACCGAAGACTCTTAAGTGCTGATAAGACGGAAAGGGACATGGCTGAAAGATGCCTTGTTAAAGTGTCATCTGTTGTTTTACCTCCTCACTCTCTTCTTTGTAAG GAAGTAGCTTCAGACCTTGAGCAAAATCTACTCTCTTGTATGATTAATATGCTTGATGACCATTCAAAGAAAATTCAAGCAGTGAAGTCATGGGGATGGTTCATATCCTTACTTGGCGCAAGTGTAGTGAGCACTAAATCTCTGCTTAACAAAATCCTTAAAGTTCCTGAGCAATTGTTCACTGATCCCGATCCACAAGTTCAGATTGCCACAATG GTTGCCTGGAGAAATTTGGTGGATGCATTTTTTGTGCCACAGGCTTCAGAAAATATGGTTCAAGGGACAGTAATTTCTCCTATTGAACCCAGGGCACATGCAAGTTCGTGGCTGAAAAGGATAAGGTTAATTATGATGCCTCTATGTGGAGTTCTGTCAAGAAGTCATAATATTGCTTTAAGTTTCTCCTGCTTGAGCACATGGCACTACCTTCTGTATAAACTTGGTGATTTGATTAACCATTTATCCATACTGGAGGCTGCTTTTGGGCCAGTACTGAAGATAATTTTCTCCATTGGACTTGATAACCAGAACAAGACACTCTGGTCATTTTGCATCAATCTGTTTCATGATTTTATTTCAGTAAGAGTTAGGCATATGTCCTCACCTCAAGGGTATTTGTGTGTTCCACCCAATCAGAATTTGCTACCCCAAACTTGTATGCATCTCAAGGCCTTGTTGGATGTTCATCACATCGAATGGTTACCATGGGATATTGCTACCTTTGATTTTCAGTTGGAGATCCTTGGCTCAATTGTGAATCCAGAACTACTGCAGAATATGACTGTGGAAGTGACAGCTACAATCATGGACTCTGCTACACAAATTTTCACGTTGCTTCTACAGGGAGTCCGAGTTGAGTGTGAATCAAAGGTTGCTCATGACAATGCCAAGATATGCATTACTAAAGtatgcaagtttgtaaagAAGGTGTTTCTGGATCTTCTGGGGAAGCAAAAGAGTAACGGTTCTGCAGTGTTAGTGCAATTTGGTCTTCAGTTTGTGAAATGTTGTGTAGACGAACTGGGTCATTCTCTGTTGGCTTCTGGAAAGTATGAACTATGCTTAGACATCGAACACATAAAAGAGATGCAATATGCAGAATGCAGCCCAAAGTTATTTTATCCAATGGTCAGGCCACTTTCTTACATGGAGATGGTTTCTCCAGTAGTTTACTTGACTGCACTATCTGTGTCAATTGTAGCTCAGTTTACTGGAGAGTTGTCAGATGGACATGCCGAGCAATTGGCTTTAATTTTCAGTTCATCAGATTTCTCGGAGAATTTTCGTGCTGCTGTTGCTTTTCTGTATATGCAGATCATGCGTCCGGTAGATAGTCGGCTAAGAATTAAGTGGTTGATGGTGTGGAACAAAGTTGCAAAGCGCTTGAATGAGCAAATTATCTTTTACCTGAAACTTAGTTGTGGTGCAAGTGGCGATGATGTACTCTATCAGTTTCTCTGTTATCCTTTTTTGGCTCTCCTATCCCCTGGTAGGATGTCAACTCTTCGGAATGCTGGAAACAGTTCTGAGGAATGCCTTCCTGTGACACAAGACTTAGAGGTGGAACTGGTTATTGAGGTTTATAGATCCCTGTGCACACCCAATAATGGTTCAGATGCTGCTTACATGGCTTTCCTAGAGCACTTGTTTGAATATTTAGTCAGCATGATTGATGAAAACATGTCTGTGGTCCAAGCCAATCTGGAGTATTGCTCTGAGAAGTTTAAAAACATCACTATCCTTTCTGTTCTTGCTAAACTAGTTATTGAACTACTAGTGAATGCCCGAATTTTGAACTATGCTAGCCAAGGGTCAAAAGTAACAAGTGAGGAGTCCGCTGAAGGCACAAGATCTAACCTTTTATTGAGTTACTTGAAGCTTGCTAACAG GTTTATGCGGCTGTCAGGTCTTGCTTTGAAAGCAAATCCAGCTTCACAACACCAAGTCACAAGCAG GTTTTTTTCATCTTTATCTACTTTCGTTGGGCATCTTATATGGGCGAAAGACATTCTTTTACTCTTTGAG ATTATCGGGGATCAATTTACTGAATGGCTCACTTTATCTAGCACATTGTACTGTGTAATGCAACGAGGAGAAACCATTGATCAGCTTGAGAAACTCTGGCTAAACATTATCAGGTGCCTGACGACAAGCGGGCTGATCAGTGACTGCTCCTTTCTTCAGAAgcatcaaccgcttctccaagcGGCGGCTaaccatccaaacaaaccCATTTCAGCTGCAGCCATGGCAATCCAGAGGGAATCAGGATCTGGCAGCGCAAGCGCTGGATGCAGTGCAGTGTCCACTATGGACAGGCTGTCTCAGGAGAAGTCAAATAAGGATCTTAACCGCAACATCGAAGCCGACAGGGTCTTTGTGCTTGAGGAACTCAATGCTTCAAGGATGTTTGCGTCGCCGATGTTGTCGGATAGAGGAAACGCAGCTGACGGCGCCAAGAGGAATGGTGAATTGCTCAGGATCTCTGCCGGTTTGGGGAGGAAGAGGCTGAAGATCACGAAGTATTCAGGCAAGGCAAAGGGACTTAGCAAAGCTACCGGTTCTTCCTCGCCGCACTGGGTGGAAACTCAAATGTGCAGGAAACCAGAACTGATACTAGAATTGCTCAAGAGTAAGAGATAG
- the LOC104581331 gene encoding glutathione S-transferase T3 isoform X1: protein MDPRSPSGFLNYLHSQQYSQLAQQFLPKKIHFVGIPGHHAPFTPPAFQGSQSMTGPDSGTPSSVPHKQTKEHINLDADDNGEVARTDKRLAWTHQEHVRLVNAWILNSNDPINGNSKKNDHYWSQVADVYNRNTPSNRRREASQLKVCWHRVSTKINNFHGCYESVRSVYVSGRSDPEVIADALLKYEADYGEPFKLCHWWEVLKNEPKWLTYCERLKKDKNSSPPSIVIDVVQDIPRPEGSKAAKANRNGKRKMPEMADEMRDELDKFIAAQTAAREDHEGMKEFQLRISSEKLEAAKLAQQAEKDKKERKILDTYKELMMADTSGLDEDEKTERKKALKFMSLQLFGGEN from the coding sequence ATGGATCCTCGTTCGCCCAGTGGTTTCTTAAATTATCTGCATAGTCAGCAATATTCGCAGTTGGCCCAACagtttcttccaaaaaaaattcattttGTTGGAATTCCTGGACACCATGCTCCATTCACGCCACCAGCTTTCCAAGGGAGTCAGTCAATGACAGGGCCAGATTCAGGCACTCCAAGTTCTGTTCCGCACAAGCAAACCAAAGAACATATCAACCTTGATGCTGATGACAATGGTGAAGTTGCACGCACTGATAAGCGTTTAGCATGGACTCATCAAGAGCATGTCAGACTTGTCAATGCTTGGATATTGAACTCAAATGATCCAATCAATGGAAATTCCAAGAAAAATGATCATTACTGGTCACAGGTTGCCGATGTCTACAATAGAAACACTCCAAGTAATCGCAGAAGAGAAGCAAGCCAACTCAAGGTTTGTTGGCACCGAGTTAGCACAAAAATTAACAACTTTCATGGCTGTTATGAGTCTGTGAGGAGTGTATATGTGAGTGGCAGGTCTGATCCGGAAGTGATAGCTGATGCACTTCTGAAGTATGAGGCGGATTATGGAGAACCTTTCAAATTATGTCATTGGTGGGAGGTTCTTAAAAATGAACCAAAGTGGCTAACATATTGTGAGAGGctgaaaaaagataaaaattcGAGCCCGCCTTCAATTGTTATAGATGTTGTTCAAGATATCCCGCGTCCAGAAGGTAGCAAAGCAGCCAAGGCCAACCGCAACGGAAAGCGCAAAATGCCAGAGATGGCAGATGAGATGCGAGATGAATTGGACAAGTTTATAGCAGCTCAAACCGCAGCAAGAGAAGATCATGAAGGGATGAAAGAGTTTCAGCTCCGTATATCATCTGAGAAGCTTGAAGCGGCAAAGCTTGCACAACAGGCTGAAAAGGACAAGAAGGAGCGCAAGATACTTGATACGTACAAAGAGCTCATGATGGCTGACACAAGTGGGCTGGATGAAGATGAAAAGACTGAGCGCAAGAAGGCATTGAAGTTTATGAGTTTGCAGCTTTTCGGTGGAGAAAATTGA